The DNA segment CGCATACTTCAAAACTCCACGTCCCGTGCTCTCCCCAACGTCTCACCCACCTGCTTAAGCGTCAGGTTAAAGAAGGAGTCATGAAAATCCCACTGGAGAATGTCGCCGTATGTCTGCGCCTCCAGCTCCAGCAGTCGGTTGAATTTGCGTGCCTGTTGTGGGTCGCGGTCTGAGCCCACGAGGAAGAGGCGGCGCAGCGGCGCCCCACGCACCCGTCTCTCGCGCGCCCACGTCGTGCGCAGCACCTGGCGGCGCCCAAAGTTTGCAGGCGAGGACTTGATGGCTAGCAGCAGGAACACGGGCTGCGCGCACTTGGTTACCCGCGGCTCTCGGAGCACTGGGAAGTCGCGGCAGTGGCGATAGAACAGGAAGTCGCGCACGTGCGAGGGCAGCCTCTTGAAGTCGGGGTGCGAGGACACGGACAGATTAGCCCGGCACGGGGCGGGGTGTGCGCGTGGGTGTCTCGGGGCCCACCCGGGGTCATCTTCAGGCTCCTTGGACCTCTCGGGAGCAGAGCAGCTGGGCGGTGACTCGCTggtcaggagcagcagcagcgCCAGCAAGGCGACCAAGGCCAGGAGGAGGATCACGTAGGGGTGTTGCCTTGGCAGCCGcatggtgtggggggggggcggggcctAGAACAAGGTCACAGATCTGTGAGTTCCCGCTGACCCAGCCTCCTCGCTCCCCTCCCGAAACCGGCATTGACTGCCACTGAACTTGAACCCACCCTTGGTCCCCACCGTCCTTCGACCCCAGCGAAGTTTtcatcaaactcagagagatcctcctgcctctgtcccctgagtgctggggctaaaggtgtgaACGCCTGTCTCACCAGGAAACTTTTATTCCTCCCTCAAAACCCATTTCGGATGATCCATTTTCCAGGCTTCCCTCATTCACGCCCCActaccacccccagcccctgccttgATCCTTCAGGTCCCTTTGTGGCCTCTCCCAGCATGAGTtgggcacagaggcagaggcagacagaacttGCTGTTTGTGGTAAACTAAACTCTTACAAATCTGCCAGCTCCCAGCTCTAATGATCTCGCTTTTaggaagcccaggctgacctcaaacttgctctgtagctgaggatggaccTGATCTGTCCTCAggtcctgagtgctggaatgagaGCTTTCATCAGGCCTGGCTCTCTTTCATCTGCCTTCCCAGGCTCCCTGCGTGTGGAGTATGGCTTGTGCTGTCTGTGGTGTCTTCTAGCCCTAAAGGGCGTTGCAGCAGCAAACAAGTGCTAGATCAGACTCTGACTCCTTCATCAAACACTATTGGCACTCAGAAGCACACCTTCACCCCTGGAACCCAgagttgccccccccccatcctggctATGTGCCCCACATGCACTGACAATCTTGTCTGCAGGTATGCAGGGACACCATGCCACCCCCAAGTCACAGCACACAAAGTGTTTGTTGAAAGACTATTGAACCTTTCCCCTTACCTCAGTCTGTCTTGGGGTATCTGCTGTCCTGAATGGTACCTAGAACCTTGTGGGCCATTAACAAGTGTCCTTGAGACTGTAGGCGGCAAGCAAACCCACCGTGCTAGTGCCCGCACAGAGGCAGGCTTCCTGGTTCTGTGCCATGGGTTCTGCTGTGTGACTCTGTCACAGTGGCTTAACCTCTCTGAACCTCCAGGTATAACAAGATGAACCCCATGCAAAAGTACCACAGAGATCTCCTGCCACAGGACCTTAGCACAGAGGGTTACTGATTTGTAAAAATCCTTCACTGTAGCTATCTTTTTGCTACATTGTGTTTTTGTTCCGACATTCTCCATCCTTTCA comes from the Mus pahari chromosome 19, PAHARI_EIJ_v1.1, whole genome shotgun sequence genome and includes:
- the B3gnt3 gene encoding N-acetyllactosaminide beta-1,3-N-acetylglucosaminyltransferase 3 gives rise to the protein MRLPRQHPYVILLLALVALLALLLLLTSESPPSCSAPERSKEPEDDPGWAPRHPRAHPAPCRANLSVSSHPDFKRLPSHVRDFLFYRHCRDFPVLREPRVTKCAQPVFLLLAIKSSPANFGRRQVLRTTWARERRVRGAPLRRLFLVGSDRDPQQARKFNRLLELEAQTYGDILQWDFHDSFFNLTLKQVLFLEWQLTYCTNVSFVLNGDDDVFAHTDNMVTYLQDRDPDQHLFVGHLIQNVGPIRVPWSKYFVPTLVMAEDRYPPYCGGGGFLLSRFTAAALHRAARVLPVFPIDDVFLGMCLQQQGLAPGTHSGVRTAGVFPPSPRVSSFDPCFYRDLLLVHRFLPFEMLLMWDALSQPQLACGRQSPAY